In Mytilus trossulus isolate FHL-02 chromosome 6, PNRI_Mtr1.1.1.hap1, whole genome shotgun sequence, a single window of DNA contains:
- the LOC134723022 gene encoding titin-like, with product MPETCRDVMQKIDCLCSMVDDIIVNVCGNATVRTVIESTHLNNSDIDGSKTVPVFMQIQVPSDWDTAKFVDSIEVMCEQYTSDMPVKITSFSTEDVEILAEIWKIIMTKAGNLQKEIRRFIHELVTLSGIRAADQELDINIVMDEEETKRAYPGLYQLFPEVQGTTAHLGQMQNEFETNFQIEQTDSEDSKSIYEESPGFLNENKTKEEQKKSKYTLETVDCVKQTKTEDTEMEMPYRTPIDEQASHQTINDQDRHNDHCGDTVFYKRTTQEISSNQLETDSTKRQNINNHIEERSVSLDMKKGEIPVDSETMKTSEKKQKSTIAGNKPAFATDITNTTGKLNETVQLICRTENVKQRVEWYFNGQLIYDSDPTYYRIVNHTDGTRILRISKLQDRHNGVYMCEASNEFGSTNMKAYITVLGNPFAGNKKLFHNTALFNRLY from the exons ATGCCTGAAACCTGTAGAGACGTTATGCAGAAAATAG ATTGCTTATGTTCAATGGTAGACGACATAATAGTAAATGTATGTGGTAATGCCACTGTTCGGACAGTTATAGAGAGTACACATTTAAACAACAGTGACATTGATG GATCTAAGACAGTTCCGGTATTTATGCAAATTCAGGTACCATCGGACTGGGATACAGCAAAATTTGTTGATTCTATAGAGGTCATGTGTGAACAGTATACCTCTGATATGCCAGTAAAAATTACATCTTTTTCCACAGAAGATGTTGAAATTTTAGCTGAAATTTGGAAAATTATCATGACAAAGGCTGGTAATTTACAAAAGGAAATACGAAGATTTATTCACGAATTAGTCACACTCTCTGGTATCCGAGCTGCAGATCAGGAACTTGATATTAACATCGTCATGGACGAGGAAGAAACGAAACGTG CCTATCCAGGGCTTTATCAACTGTTTCCCGAAGTCCAAGGTACAACAGCACATCTAGGACAAATGCAAAATGAGTttgaaacaaattttcaaatagaACAAACGGATTCAGAGGATTCAAAAAGCATATATGAAGAGTCACCAGGGTttcttaatgaaaataaaacaaaagaggaacaaaaaaaaagcaagtaTACTCTTGAGACAGTTGATTgcgtcaaacaaacaaaaacagagGATACAGAAATGGAAATGCCATACAGGACTCCTATTGATGAACAAGCATCACATCAAACAATCAACGATCAAGATAGACATAATGATCACTGTGGTGATACagtattttataaaagaacTACTCAAGAAATTAGTTCAAATCAACTGGAAACAGATAGtacaaaaaggcaaaatataaacaatcatATAGAAGAAAGAAGTGTTAGTCTGGATATGAAGAAAGGGGAAATTCCTGTTGACAGCGAAACAATGAAAACTTCAGAAAAAAAGCAAAAGTCCACGATAGCTGGAAATAAGCCAGCATTTGCAACAGATATCACAAACACCACTGGGAAGTTAAATGAAACGGTACAGCTGATTTGTCGTACAGAAAACGTAAAACAGAGAGTTGAGTGGTATTTCAATGGTCAACTTATTTATGACTCCGATCCAACGTATTACCGTATAGTTAATCATACAGATGGCACTAGAATTTTAAGAATTTCAAAGCTACAGGACAGGCACAATGGTGTATACATGTGTGAAGCGAGTAATGAATTCGGATCAACCAACATGAAGGCATATATAACAGTGTTAG GTAACCCATTTGCAGGAAATAAAA AATTGTTCCACAATACAGCATTGTTCAACCGCTTATATTAG